The following are from one region of the Littorina saxatilis isolate snail1 linkage group LG4, US_GU_Lsax_2.0, whole genome shotgun sequence genome:
- the LOC138963710 gene encoding uncharacterized protein, translated as MYNAHFLAEMYNAHFLAEMYNAHFLAEMYNADFLAEMYNAHFLAEMYNAHFLAEMYNAHFLAEMYNAHFLAEVYNAHFLAEVYNAHFLAEMYNAHFLAEIYNAHFLAEVYNAHFLAEVYNAHFLAEVYNAHFLAEMYNAHFLAEMYNAHFLAEMYNAHFLAEMYNADFLAEMYNAHFLTEMYNAHFLAEMYNADFLAEMYNAHFLAEMYNAHFLAEMYNAHFLAEVYNAHFLAEVYNAHFLAEVYNAHFLAEMYNAHFLAEMYNAHFLAEMYNAHFLVEMYNAHFLAEIYNAHFLAEMYNAHFLAEMYNAHFRSGMGTTWPPSCRLSESQLRRSVIDF; from the coding sequence ATGTACAATGCCCACTTTCTGGCCGAGATGTACAATGCCCACTTTCTGGCCGAGATGTACAATGCCCACTTTCTGGCCGAGATGTACAATGCCGACTTTCTGGCCGAGATGTACAATGCCCACTTTCTGGCCGAGATGTACAATGCCCACTTTCTGGCCGAGATGTACAATGCCCACTTTCTGGCCGAGATGTACAATGCCCACTTTCTGGCCGAGGTGTACAATGCCCACTTTCTGGCCGAGGTGTACAATGCCCACTTTCTGGCCGAGATGTACAATGCCCACTTTCTGGCCGAGATATACAATGCCCACTTTCTGGCCGAGGTGTACAATGCCCACTTTCTGGCCGAGGTGTACAATGCCCACTTTCTGGCCGAGGTGTACAATGCCCACTTTCTGGCCGAGATGTACAATGCACACTTTCTGGCCGAGATGTACAATGCCCACTTTCTGGCCGAGATGTACAATGCCCACTTTCTGGCCGAGATGTACAATGCCGACTTTCTGGCCGAGATGTACAATGCCCACTTTCTGACCGAGATGTACAATGCCCACTTTCTGGCCGAGATGTACAATGCCGACTTTCTGGCCGAGATGTACAATGCCCACTTTCTGGCCGAGATGTACAATGCCCACTTTCTGGCCGAGATGTACAATGCCCACTTTCTGGCCGAGGTGTACAATGCCCACTTTCTGGCCGAGGTGTACAATGCCCACTTTCTGGCCGAGGTGTACAATGCCCACTTTCTGGCCGAGATGTACAATGCCCACTTTCTGGCCGAGATGTACAATGCCCACTTTCTGGCCGAGATGTACAATGCCCACTTTCTGGTCGAGATGTACAATGCCCACTTTCTGGCCGAGATATACAATGCCCACTTTCTGGCCGAGATGTACAATGCCCACTTTCTGGCCGAGATGTACAATGCCCACTTTCGCAGTGGGATGGGAACAACTTGGCCTCCTTCGTGTCGCCTTTCTGAAAGTCAGCTCAGAAGAAGTGTGATTGATTTCTGA